In Parcubacteria group bacterium, the following are encoded in one genomic region:
- the galT gene encoding galactose-1-phosphate uridylyltransferase yields MPTKSKKYKKEMPELRQDIVSGDWILVAPARARRPEFVVKKTEERQLPKGECPFDDPQKFGNKPPVLVYQNKTGTDWFLQVIPNKYPAVESGSCGPAKKTGVYSVREGRGAHEVIILRDHNKHISEYKKEDLKLLFNAYKDRYKTLSNDKCIEYISIFHNYGKEAGASVPHTHSQILALPIVPPDISRSIRGSHDFFHQHNKCVHCFMIEYELKDKKWIVFENKSAVVLAPFASRSNFELRIFPKKHEAFFERVDGDGGELLDIAEALHEALVKIHKNLKNPSFNFFLHTAPTIKNLDYNHYHWHLEILPKTSVFGGFDIGTGVDIITVAPETAAKIFRK; encoded by the coding sequence ATGCCTACTAAATCAAAAAAATATAAAAAGGAAATGCCGGAATTGCGCCAGGACATTGTTTCCGGCGATTGGATACTGGTAGCTCCGGCAAGGGCGCGCCGCCCCGAATTTGTTGTTAAAAAAACCGAAGAGCGCCAACTACCGAAAGGCGAGTGCCCATTTGACGATCCTCAAAAATTCGGCAACAAGCCGCCAGTTTTGGTTTATCAAAATAAAACCGGCACCGACTGGTTTTTACAGGTAATACCCAATAAATATCCGGCGGTTGAATCAGGCAGTTGCGGTCCTGCCAAAAAAACCGGAGTTTACAGCGTACGCGAAGGCCGGGGCGCCCACGAAGTGATTATTCTTCGCGATCATAATAAACATATCAGCGAATATAAAAAAGAAGATTTAAAATTATTATTTAACGCTTATAAAGACAGATATAAAACACTTAGTAACGACAAATGCATTGAATATATTTCAATTTTTCACAACTACGGTAAAGAAGCCGGCGCTTCCGTTCCGCATACTCATTCCCAGATTTTGGCATTGCCGATTGTGCCGCCGGATATTTCAAGAAGCATTCGGGGTTCGCATGATTTTTTTCATCAGCATAATAAATGCGTCCATTGTTTTATGATTGAATACGAATTAAAAGACAAAAAATGGATTGTTTTTGAAAATAAAAGCGCGGTTGTTTTGGCTCCCTTTGCTTCGCGTTCTAATTTTGAATTGAGAATTTTTCCGAAAAAACATGAAGCGTTTTTTGAACGCGTTGACGGTGACGGCGGAGAACTCTTAGACATAGCCGAAGCGCTTCACGAGGCGCTTGTTAAAATTCATAAAAATCTTAAAAATCCATCATTTAACTTTTTTCTTCATACGGCTCCCACCATTAAAAATTTAGATTACAACCATTACCATTGGCATTTGGAAATTCTGCCCAAAACCTCGGTTTTCGGGGGCTTTGATATCGGTACCGGGGTTGATATTATTACGGTGGCGCCGGAAACAGCCGCTAAGATTTTTAGAAAATAA